The Oncorhynchus mykiss isolate Arlee chromosome 8, USDA_OmykA_1.1, whole genome shotgun sequence genome includes the window ttttacagctgcatcatcgagaacatcctggctggttgcatcactgcctgttatggcaactgctcggcctccgaccgcaaggcactagtagtgcgtaaggcccagtacatcatcggggccaagcttcctgccatccaggaccgctATACCAGGCcgtgtcagatgaaggccctaaaaattatcaGACACCAGCCATAGATTGTTctatctgctaccgcatggcaagcggtaccggagcaccaagtctaggtccaagaggcttctaaatatcttctacccccaagccataagaccccccccccccccccaaagaatactgctgcctctctctgttattatctatgcacagtcactttaataactctacctacatttacatattacctcaattacctcgacactggtgcccacacacattgactctctaccggtacccccagtatatagccccgctattgttatttactgctgctctgtaatcatttgttattcttatctcttacttttggGGTGCATTTTCTTACAactgcttgtaagtaagcatttcactgtaaggtctacacctcttgtattcggcacatgtgacaaacacACTTTGATTTGATAAACCATTATGAAATAATAAATTAGCTATTGGTAAACGGTTTATATTGTAACAGTACAGATATACtttcttcatttgagccagtttgctacagccggaaaacaatcctgcagcaaaaggagatgttaattattatgtggattaaaattattaaatgttttgttatgGCAAAACAAGTTAGACATTTTTAAAAGGATTTTAAAACACTTCTTGGGGCTAGGCGCCCCGCCAGCCGGACACCTGTCGACAACtcccggtgaaattggagggcgcgcaattcaaataaataatcataaactTATGGATATTAAACTATAACGTACTTAAAAGCTTAAACTCTTCttcatctaactgcattgtccgatttacaataggcattacagcgaaagcatgccatgtgaTTGGTTGTGGACTGCGTCCCATATCAACAtgtttttccaccggcacaggcgTCATAAAATTACAAATAGCGATTCaaattcacttactttttgaaaatcttcctctgatttgcaatccaaagggtcccagctacaacatgtagggtcgttttgttagataaaatccttttttatattccaaaaagtcagtttagttggcgccattgatttgtgtaatccactcgttcaacatgcagagaaaggaatccaaaaagctaccgctaaactttgttaaaacaagtcaaaatatttttctaatcaatcctcaggtaacctaaaatgtaattaaactataatatttcatacggaaagaagtatgttcaatatgAAAGCAAAATTAGCATGTGTGCGTCCTCTTCATCGCGCAcgcacagactgatttccaactctgaCTTACAGTACTAAAACTCAAAATGTTTCCttgtttgggaagaaacaagcctgaaactttgaacaaagactgttgacatcgagTGGAAGCCGTAGGTATTGCAATCTGGGAGCAGGATTTGGATATGACCCTATACGTTTCATCGGAAGAGCATGGGGTctcaaaaaaaaacaatttgggttggtttttctttgtattttctcctaccatatctattgtgttatagtctcatacattattttaacatttctacaaacgtcagtgttttctatccaatggtatcaattatatgcatatcctagcttctgggcccgtgtaacaggcagtttacctaGGGCACGTCAGTCAGTCGGAAATTCCGAAAAAAGGACCTTaacctgaagaagttttaaaacgttgaatacactacaagttttcaTTTCCTGCCGTGCAGCAAAAAGTCTCTGAAACAAAagtgctcaaattaagatcctacaattGTAGCATACTGTATTTGGGTGTATATGAGTTGATTACATGTATTTTCACTGCTGCAAACTGGTGATATGAAGAGAAAAGGTAAATGGCAACTTCTAACATCTTGTTTTACGGTTGTGGTAAGTCACTGACACCCACACAGTGAGTGAAGTTTCAGTTTTTGTCATCTGCCGCTGTAGAAACTAACACCACTACTGTACACTATTAAATCTCCCTTAATCTTTTCAGTTTGTCAGGGTTGGGGTGTGAATTGTTTAACGTCCCACTCAAACCCAATTTTCCATTTGGGTGTGTGACACCTCTGAAAATTGTGTTCTCACCTTACCTTGTGCTGAGCCTCAAATGCTATAGTACATGGGGCTTTCATTCAACCCTCTTACCAACACCAATACTAAGACACAGTCATGTATTTTGTCATGTCATTTCTTACCAAAACAGCACTACTCTCTGTTTTTCCTTCTGCACATGCATTAAACCAGTCTCTCAGTATAACTACAAATCTATTGCTACAGGAATGGAAATCTGTCCTGTCATcagtgatgagagagagtgagagtggggGGAGACAGTTGGGGGGTCTGTGGGAGGAAACCAGATTTTGATGCTGTCTGAGTGTAGGAAAGTATTTGTGTAtggcatgtctctctctgtgtatgagtgtgtggtgTTGGTGGGCTTAAAAAGAGCTGCAGTTCTGGTGAAAGTCACACATCTGCAAACTCTCAGAGTGAGCGATTCAGACAGAATGAtgggcctcctctctctcttgctcctcttcAGCACAACTCTACTGATGTCCACCTCTTCTTCTCATGGTGCGTGTATTCTCTTATCATGCATTGTATTATATCGTGTTAGATTTCACTTAAGATGCTGTTTGTTTTAGCATATGAAGTAAATTTCTGATTCAAATTGATGATAATGGCGATGATTATGTTAAAATGCTTGAAAATAATGCGTTTTAACTACAATGTAAATGGaggattatgatgatgatgatgatgaaactCTTCTCTCGCTTCTAGCCAGTGGAGCAGTAACTCCGTGCTGTATAGAGATGAAAGGCACTATGGTGCGTCGTGACCTGATCAAGCGCTACTACATACAAGACACAGCCATGTGTAACATCAAGGCAGTGACGTAAGTACTTATAACCTCTCATAGGTGTTTATTTGAGCTGCTGTGAATGTTTCAATCAAGTCAAGCAGTGAACATTTTATAAATGCACTGCCGGGGATAGAAGACACTATGATGCGTTCATATGCATTACATACAGGTGCACCGAGTACAAAGAAAGTGTTAAAGTCCTGATTGTGTGTCTCTGTTGTGAccattctccccccccccaggTTTGTCACAGTGAAAGGCATACGAATCTGCTCTGACCCTTCCAACCCCTGGGCAAAGAAAACCATGCAGTACCTGGACAATAAGAACAAGCCTCACACACTGAAaaaacatcacatcacatcaactactactactacgaccaCCGCCACACAACCAGCAAAATACAACCCTCACAAAACAACATTTTCAGCTCACAACCCCAAAATTGCATCTCAATGGCCAACGACTCTTACCACAAGACAATGAAGAACATAGAATGTTCCAGTTACCTCATAGTAAATTAGACTATTGACTTTGAATATTTGAACATTCTCAAAATGCTGTGCTTAtaacactgtttttttttttatatttttttttacaatgtacaATATTTATGTCACTTTAATGAATAGCTGGTCACAATTTATTTgggtagtccatctgtagatgtttAAGATGGACATACTATCAACAAACAATCTTTTGATAAGCAAGTGCTTGCTAAGGTGACGGTTAGGGTAATGGTTAGGTTTAtaattaaggtaagggttaaggtaagggttaagtttagggttagaataagtgTTAAGGTTAGTAAATAGCCATTTGAAATGTTGATGATAaaacatctacagatggactatctaaATGAAGTGTTACCGAGTATCTTAACATATTTATCAATTCATCAATTCAATTCACTTCTATTCACTTCCAAATTCACTTAAATTTGCTGACTATTTGCCAGTATGCCTAAATAATGTATAATGTTTCCTTGTAAGGGTTGATTTGTTGTCCATCTGGTGATGGTTCTTGTGCAAAACGGCTGTCAAACATCACCCAGATGGTTGCCAGACATTAGTAATGGATGTGCACTGTACAATATCATGTGATGTCCTTTAAAACTCTTAGTGAAATTAAAGCGAAGTAAATACAACCAGTTCTATTGATTCATTGAGTTTAATAGTAAATTAAAGCAGAAGGTGACATTTTCTGCTGGCAACTGCATGTGACTGCTGTAGGTATATTAGTCACTTTGCTTGTCTCACTGATGACCCACAAGACCCATAAGTTCAATAGACATCACATCTGGCCATGCTACAAAGGACAGAAGGATAGATGCAAATGTTACGCAAATGCTTTTAACCCATAACTTGAACTTTAACCTTACCCTGAATCTGAACATTAAACAGAATATGAAACAAGACAAGTTTCTCAAGTACTTGCTCATCAGTTCAGAAAAAATCTACAATTGGTCAGTGGGTGGCAGAGGGAAAGCTATGGGGGATTTAACATAATTATAGTCTGCATGCTGTTTCCACCAAATCACCATGAACACTTACACGTGGTTGGAGCTCCAGTGGAGCAATCGGTTAGCATGTGGTGTACTTACTAACACGTATCTGTAAATAGGTTACTACATGTGGGAGGAGAGAAAGTTATAGGTCTATCTCTGTTAACCGTGGGGGTTTTGGGTGATTGGCCTTTGTGGAGTTAATATGACTGTTTGAGGTATAGTGGATGTTCTTACATGCCACAGCAGGTTTTCCCCTCCCCTCTGAACAGCCACTAACACCCCCATTACAAGTCACATCACTATGTGCAGTATGAATACTATTATGTGTATAGTTGTGTGTAAGTCACACAACATAGtgaaatgtacagtgcattcggaaagtattcacaccacttgactttttccacattttgttacattacagccttattctaaaattgattaaaatgtttATTGCCCCcttatcaatatacacacaataccccataatgacaaagcaaaaacagctatTTAGAAATGCTAGcaaatacataaaataaaaatcaaaaataactaaatttacaaaagtattcagacccttttctcagtattttgttgaaacacctttggcagcgattacagcctctagtcttcttgggtatgagctctatcagagtgaccattgtactcttggtcacctccctgaccaaggcccttttcccccgattggtcagtttggccaggcgaccagctctaggaagagtgttggtggttacgaacttcttccatttaggaataattgaggccactgtgttcttgatatccttcaatgctgcagacatgttttggtacccttctccagatctgtgcctcgacacaatcctgtctcggagctctacagacaattccttcgaattcatggcttgttttttgctctgacaactgttggaccttatatcgacagctgtgtgcttttccaaattaTTTCCagtcaactgaatttaccacaggtggactccaatgaagttgtagaaacatcacaagggtgtcagtggaaacaggatataCCTGAGCTCATAGctaaggctctgaatacttatgtaaaacatttgcaaaaaattcaaaaaatgtgttgtgtgtagattgaggaggataTATAtgtttaattttagaataaggctgtaatgtaacaaaatgtggaaaaagtcaagggttctgaatacactgtactgtaccactgtaccacaCAATACAGTATGTTGATTCAACGTACAATTATAAGGCAACCAGCTGCAATAGGATTAAGAGTTTGCTCAACATTTGAGCATATAGCTGAACCAACATACATTCTCAAGTTCAATTGTATGTTCACTCAACTTCAAATTTTCGGTTTAGTGAACATACAATTCAACTTTAGCATTTATTctaccttatttgcatattttctTTATGTTAGAATTCTTCTGTACTGTTTTATACCTTTTGCATCCTGTACATGTGGCAAATAAACATTGCAACTTGAAACTATACATTACATACATCataaggcctttctttgagggcCTACTTACAACCTAATtcagtggtctgaaactcctggtttacaggccacatcaagcCTGCAAGTCATATTATAATGGCttacaaagtgatgtgtaattcttATTGGAATCCAGGAACTCCGGGATCTTTTTATCAGTGTGTTAAACTTGGAATTTGTGTCACacgtgtttgtgtgagtgagggtgtgtgtgtgtgcgtgtggttcaGTAGGAAGCAATGTAGAAGTTCTCTGTGGTCTGTCAGTCACAACGGGATAGGCCTACTAATGTTCCTTTCCCCACCACAGTGTCAGAATCAGATGCTCCCATTAAATGTATCAACTACTGTGGTGAAGACAggtggtgagggcactcggagtgtggtgtccggaaaacaacctctcactcaatgtcaacaaaacgaaggagatgatcgtggacttcaggaaacagcagagggtgcacccaccccctatccacatcgaagggatagcagtgaagaaggtggaaagttttaagatcCTGGGCGTAGAAAAAATTTGGCCTGTCACccaaaacttttacagatgcacaatcaagagcatcctgtcgagctgtatcaccgcctggtacggcaactggtCCACCCACAACCCCAAGGCTTTCCagaaggtggtgcggtctgcatacagcatcaccgggggcaaactacctgccctccatgacacctacaacacccgttatcacaggaaggccaaaaagatgatcaaggacaacaaccacccgagccactgcctgttcacaccgctatcatccagaaggagagcTCAGTACAGgtccatcaaagctgggactgaggaattgaaaaacagcttctatctcaaggccatcagactgttaaatagacatcactaactcagagaggctgctgccttcactgagacccaatcactggacactttaataaatggatcactagtcactttaaacaatgccactttaaataatgacactttaataatgtttaaatatctTAATTtcactcatatcacatgtatatactgtatttatataatctattgcaccttgcctatgccgctcggccatcgctcatccatatatttatatgtacatattttcattcatccctttagatttgtgtgtactaGGTAGTTggtggggaattgttagattacttgttagatttgtgtgtaatAGGTAGTtgtggggaattgttagatattacttgttagatattactgcattgttggaactagaagcacaagcatttccctatacttacattaatatctgctaaccatgtgtatgtgaccaataacatgtaataccatttcatttGACATCCTCTTATTTTCTTATACCATATGAAAGTCCTGCATGCAAGTCCCGTTTTAGATATATCTTAAATGACCACATTTTCATGAATGTTGTGATATAAGCTAGTAGCCCATTAATTACAGAACTGTATGGGACTTGCACCAGTAAGTAGGGGGGACTTTCAAAGGGTACAGAGACCAAAGAAAGGTCAAGACCGAGGGATCAtcaacagagacagaggcagcaaTAAAAAGAAAGGTCATGACCGAGGGATCAtcaacagagacagaggcagcacTAAAAAGAAAGGTCAAGACCGAGGGATCAtcaacagagacagaggcagcaataaaaagaaaggtcaaGACCGAGGGATCAtcaacagagacagaggcagcaataaaaagaaaggtcaaGACCGAGGGATCAtcaacagagacagaggcagcaataaaaagaaaggtcaaGACCGAGGGATCAtcaacagagacagaggcagcaataaaaagaaaggtcaaGACCGAGGGATCAtcaacagagacagaggcagcaataaaaagaaaggtcaaGACCGAGGGATCATCAacagagacaacaataaaaagaaaggtcaaGACGGAGGGATCatcaacagagacagagacgacaataaaaagaaaggtcaaGACCGAGGGATCatcaacagagacagagacagagacaacaataaaaagaaaggtcaaGACGGAGGGATCatcaacagagacagagacaacaataaaaagaaaggtcaaGACCGAGGGATCatcaacagagacagagacaacaataaaaagaaaggtcaaGACGGAGGGATCatcaacagagacagagacagcaataaaaagaaaggtcaaGACCGAGGGATCAtcaacagagacagaggcagcaaTAAAAAAGAAAGGTCAAGACCGAGGGATCAtcaacagagacagaggcagcaataaaaagaaaggtcaaGACCGAGGGATCAtcaacagagacagaggcagcaataaaaagaaaggtcaaGACGGAGGGATCAtcaacagagacagaggcagcaataaaaagaaaggtcaaGACCGAGGGATcataaacagagacagaggcagcaataaaaagaaaggtcaaGACCGAGGGATCAtcaacagagacagaggcagcaataaaaagaaaggtcaaGACGGAGGGATCAtcaacagagacagaggcagcaataaaaagaaaggtcaaGACCGAGGGATCATCAACAGAGGCAAcaataaaaagaaaggtcaaGACCGAGGGATCAtcaacagagacagaggcagcaataaaaagaaaggtcaaGACCGAGGGATCATCAACAGAGGCAAcaataaaaagaaaggtcaaGACCGAGGGATCAtcaacagagacagaggcagcaataaaaagaaaggtcaaGACCGAGGGATCAtcaacagagacagaggcagcaataaaaagaaaggtcaaGACCGAGGGATCAtcaacagagacagaggcagcaataaaaagaaaggtcaaGACGGAGGGATCAtcaacagagacagaggcagcaataaaaagaaaggtcaaGACGGAGGGATCAtcaacagagacagaggcagcaataaaaagaaaggtcaaGACCGAGGGATCAtcaacagagacagaggcagcaataaaaagaaaggtcaaGATCGAGGGATCAtcaacagagacagaggcagcacTAAAAAGAAAGGTCAAGATCGAGGGATCAtcaacagagacagaggcagcaataaaaagaaaggtc containing:
- the LOC110530655 gene encoding C-C motif chemokine 2; this translates as MLSECRKVFVYGMSLSVYECVVLVGLKRAAVLVKVTHLQTLRVSDSDRMMGLLSLLLLFSTTLLMSTSSSHASGAVTPCCIEMKGTMVRRDLIKRYYIQDTAMCNIKAVTFVTVKGIRICSDPSNPWAKKTMQYLDNKNKPHTLKKHHITSTTTTTTTATQPAKYNPHKTTFSAHNPKIASQWPTTLTTRQ